Proteins co-encoded in one Gimesia chilikensis genomic window:
- a CDS encoding MFS transporter, whose protein sequence is MSTVAQEIDAEATGGKKTRVLAAGFIGNILEWYDFAVYGFFAPTIGKLFFPAEDARTSLIAAFGAFAAGFLMRPVGAVLFGHIGDRIGRKKALTLSVMMMAVPTMLVGLLPTHAEIGISAAILMILLRMIQGVSVGGEYTSSFVFLVEHAPPHRRAFFGAWSMIGATCGILLGSAVGALINSFTTDIQLQSWGWRIPFLAGVLVAFVGYFIRHGIPDQPLAEELAEQEPSSPLKDAWTGHRTEMLQSAGLNMMNAVTFYTVFIYLSTWLVEEVGETRAEALDINTLSMAALTVLVPITAILADRFGRKPLLLVGSAGVAILSPALLRLMHHHNFAMILTGQIGFAVLVACFAGAIPATITELFRRGVRVSAASISYNIPFAIFGGTAPMVAAWLVKATGNPLAIAWYLSGIAAISFCIILTIKETKGCSLDE, encoded by the coding sequence ATGTCGACCGTGGCACAGGAAATCGATGCAGAGGCAACCGGAGGCAAAAAAACGCGCGTACTCGCCGCCGGTTTCATCGGGAACATTCTCGAATGGTACGACTTCGCCGTCTACGGCTTCTTCGCACCCACTATCGGCAAACTCTTCTTCCCCGCCGAAGACGCCCGCACTTCGCTGATCGCCGCCTTCGGTGCCTTTGCCGCCGGCTTCCTGATGCGACCTGTGGGAGCCGTCCTCTTCGGACATATCGGCGACCGCATCGGCCGCAAGAAAGCACTCACCCTCTCGGTGATGATGATGGCGGTTCCCACGATGCTCGTCGGACTCCTGCCCACACATGCCGAAATCGGAATCTCCGCCGCCATCCTGATGATCCTGCTCCGCATGATTCAAGGCGTCTCCGTTGGCGGCGAATACACCAGCTCGTTCGTGTTCCTCGTCGAGCACGCACCACCGCACCGCCGGGCCTTCTTCGGGGCCTGGAGTATGATCGGCGCGACCTGCGGCATCCTGCTCGGTTCAGCCGTCGGCGCTCTGATTAACAGTTTCACCACCGACATCCAGCTGCAGAGCTGGGGCTGGCGGATTCCGTTCCTCGCCGGCGTCCTGGTCGCTTTTGTCGGCTATTTCATTCGGCACGGCATTCCCGATCAACCCCTGGCCGAAGAGCTGGCCGAACAGGAACCCAGTTCGCCGCTCAAGGATGCCTGGACCGGACACCGCACGGAAATGCTGCAGTCCGCCGGACTCAACATGATGAACGCCGTCACCTTTTACACCGTCTTCATCTACCTCTCGACCTGGCTGGTGGAAGAAGTCGGCGAAACCCGCGCGGAAGCCCTCGACATTAATACGCTCAGCATGGCCGCCCTCACCGTGCTGGTCCCGATCACCGCAATACTCGCCGACCGCTTTGGACGTAAGCCACTGCTGCTCGTCGGCTCGGCCGGCGTCGCGATCCTCTCTCCCGCGCTGCTCCGCCTGATGCACCACCACAATTTCGCGATGATCCTCACCGGCCAGATCGGCTTCGCTGTCCTGGTCGCCTGCTTCGCCGGGGCCATTCCCGCGACGATCACCGAACTCTTTCGGCGGGGCGTGCGGGTGAGTGCCGCCAGCATCAGTTATAATATCCCCTTCGCCATCTTCGGGGGGACGGCTCCGATGGTCGCAGCCTGGCTGGTCAAAGCAACCGGCAATCCACTGGCCA